A window of Infirmifilum lucidum contains these coding sequences:
- a CDS encoding V-type ATP synthase subunit I domain-containing protein, which yields MTSMSYGDLENIFDSADKIWEEYSVTVKRSLLEWERLRPALTERIAVLKTRISTNLKEMEELKIKVELGLIDEEKAQRKIDILSKENVEMIRELEATWLVFEKNMLKSILHAKRLSLPLDITPEEVEGKIEELESCYRRGVINSSETYDELKKLLNEQLSLIASH from the coding sequence ATGACCTCTATGAGCTACGGAGATTTAGAGAACATCTTTGACAGCGCCGATAAGATCTGGGAAGAATACAGCGTAACTGTAAAACGTAGCCTACTTGAGTGGGAAAGGCTTAGGCCCGCTCTGACGGAGAGAATAGCTGTGCTGAAGACCAGGATAAGTACCAACTTAAAAGAGATGGAAGAGCTGAAAATCAAAGTGGAACTCGGTCTTATAGACGAAGAGAAAGCCCAGAGAAAGATCGACATACTTTCTAAGGAAAATGTCGAGATGATACGCGAGCTTGAAGCGACGTGGCTAGTCTTCGAGAAGAACATGTTGAAGAGCATTCTTCACGCAAAGAGGTTAAGCCTCCCGCTAGATATCACTCCAGAAGAGGTAGAAGGGAAAATAGAGGAATTAGAGAGCTGTTACAGGCGAGGGGTGATAAATTCAAGTGAGACCTACGATGAACTTAAAAAACTCTTAAACGAGCAACTTAGCTTGATTGCGAGCCATTAG
- a CDS encoding adenosine-specific kinase translates to METPIRIHVVEMILPEKSNIIIGQTHFIKSVEDIAETVVTSVPGAKFGLAFNEASGDRLVRWDGNDRELVDAAIENARRIGAGHVFVLLIRDAWPINILNQLKMVQEVARIFCATANPVQVIVAETGQGRGVLGVVDGYTVIGVESEEDKRRRIEFLRKIGYKRA, encoded by the coding sequence ATGGAGACACCTATTAGAATACACGTTGTAGAAATGATTTTGCCGGAGAAGTCCAACATAATTATAGGTCAGACCCATTTTATCAAGAGCGTCGAAGACATCGCCGAGACCGTGGTTACCAGCGTTCCAGGTGCAAAGTTCGGGCTCGCATTCAACGAGGCGAGCGGGGACAGGCTTGTAAGGTGGGACGGCAACGACAGAGAACTTGTAGATGCTGCCATCGAAAATGCACGCCGTATAGGCGCTGGCCACGTCTTTGTGTTGCTCATCAGGGATGCATGGCCCATAAATATCCTTAACCAGTTGAAGATGGTTCAAGAAGTTGCTAGGATATTCTGTGCCACTGCGAATCCTGTACAGGTTATTGTAGCCGAGACGGGCCAGGGCAGGGGGGTTCTGGGAGTTGTTGACGGCTACACAGTCATAGGCGTCGAAAGCGAGGAGGACAAGCGCAGGCGCATTGAGTTTCTGAGGAAAATTGGCTATAAGCGGGCGTGA
- the pth2 gene encoding peptidyl-tRNA hydrolase Pth2 gives MEEIKQVIVIRRDLEMGRGKMVAQGAHASLSAFLEAEKSNPEWVRRWLESGQKKIVVRVDSLEELIRVYNEARNAGLPVALVTDMGLTQLEPGTVTAVGIGPAPSSLIDPITRHLKLL, from the coding sequence ATGGAGGAGATAAAGCAGGTCATCGTTATTAGACGGGATCTTGAAATGGGAAGAGGTAAGATGGTTGCACAAGGCGCGCATGCCTCCCTGAGTGCCTTCCTTGAGGCAGAGAAAAGTAACCCGGAGTGGGTTCGCAGGTGGCTGGAGTCAGGCCAGAAGAAAATAGTAGTCCGGGTGGATAGCCTAGAAGAGCTAATTCGGGTGTACAATGAGGCAAGGAATGCAGGACTACCAGTAGCATTGGTTACAGATATGGGCCTCACGCAACTAGAGCCCGGAACAGTAACAGCCGTTGGAATAGGCCCCGCTCCTTCCAGTTTGATCGACCCCATTACGCGTCATCTAAAGCTACTCTAG
- the truD gene encoding tRNA pseudouridine(13) synthase TruD: protein MELDKILEMRYYGLSGDGIGGYIRRMFEDFIVYEISIDGTLATPNCREIPQGAGEYTWVVVEKRGVDSVTAVRKIRKFLGLQGTDIDIAGLKDTTAVTFQFASIKGEVPAEAIEKFNSLNTRVKIHCPVRRPFHLRPGLLFGNRFTIRVRDCNTSRLHELLDELRRLGGVPNYFGYQRFGSIRPVTHVVGKRIIEGRFKEAVEELLLRIFPHESQRAKNAREYLASTGDFRGTLEIFPKTMKSERAIIAYLAERPRDYVGALRHVSGYIRKLFVGAYQAYLFNKVLSKRIERGLSWVYASPGDYVGVAPGSAGSGHMPVLMANDTNLDKVNKLIHDGRAFLLLPIFGYNTHLSQGEEGEIEKEVLREENIDVRSFYVKSLPEASSAGSYRPSNLSPLDLDVKVDSEGVVFSFALKKGMYATTLLREIVKPSHPVEQGF, encoded by the coding sequence GTGGAGCTGGATAAAATCTTGGAGATGAGGTACTACGGTTTGAGCGGAGACGGCATAGGAGGGTATATTAGACGCATGTTTGAGGACTTTATAGTATACGAGATAAGCATAGATGGGACTCTTGCCACCCCGAATTGCCGCGAAATACCTCAAGGCGCGGGAGAATACACGTGGGTTGTAGTTGAGAAGAGAGGCGTTGATTCCGTGACAGCTGTGAGGAAGATCCGGAAGTTCCTAGGTCTTCAGGGGACAGATATCGATATTGCCGGTTTGAAGGACACCACTGCGGTTACATTTCAATTTGCGTCAATAAAAGGCGAAGTCCCAGCAGAAGCCATAGAGAAGTTTAACTCCTTGAACACACGCGTGAAAATACACTGCCCAGTGAGGAGACCATTCCATTTGAGACCCGGACTCCTCTTCGGCAATCGCTTCACCATAAGAGTTAGGGACTGTAACACCAGCCGCCTACACGAGTTGCTGGACGAACTCAGGAGGCTGGGTGGTGTCCCGAATTACTTCGGGTACCAGAGGTTTGGGAGTATCCGCCCAGTAACTCATGTAGTCGGTAAGCGTATCATAGAGGGCAGGTTTAAAGAGGCAGTGGAAGAACTCTTATTGAGAATTTTCCCCCATGAATCACAAAGGGCAAAAAATGCTAGAGAATATCTAGCTTCAACGGGCGATTTCAGGGGAACGCTGGAAATTTTTCCCAAAACTATGAAGAGCGAGCGCGCAATAATCGCTTATCTAGCTGAAAGGCCTAGAGATTATGTAGGTGCTCTTCGTCACGTATCGGGGTATATAAGGAAGCTCTTTGTTGGAGCATATCAGGCGTATTTGTTCAACAAGGTGCTCAGCAAAAGGATCGAGCGGGGGCTTTCCTGGGTCTATGCTTCTCCAGGAGACTACGTAGGTGTTGCTCCTGGATCAGCAGGCTCTGGACATATGCCAGTGCTCATGGCAAACGACACCAACCTAGATAAGGTCAACAAACTTATTCACGATGGGAGGGCTTTCCTATTACTTCCCATTTTCGGCTATAACACACACCTTTCGCAAGGAGAAGAGGGCGAAATCGAGAAAGAAGTCCTGAGGGAGGAAAACATAGATGTTCGTAGCTTCTATGTGAAGAGCCTCCCAGAGGCCTCATCAGCTGGGAGTTACCGCCCTTCAAACCTCTCGCCTCTGGACTTAGACGTTAAAGTAGACTCTGAAGGCGTTGTATTCTCATTCGCTCTCAAAAAGGGGATGTATGCAACGACGCTTCTACGCGAGATTGTAAAACCGTCCCACCCTGTGGAGCAGGGGTTTTAG